The Sphingomonas sp. LY54 genome includes a region encoding these proteins:
- a CDS encoding TonB-dependent receptor domain-containing protein, with amino-acid sequence MTIRVRQQLLASTLLLGMAAYGAPAFAQAETEAPAAEANEEIVVTGSRIARPDIDSNVPVAVIGAAELQQDAAVNIQDTLNELPQVGVGNSRTNSNFLTSGTGVSTINLRNLGSSRTLTLVNGRRFIAGFAGDSAVDVNNIPTDFIERVEIVTGGASAVYGSEAIAGVVNFIMKDKFEGIQLRSQYNITEKGDNARYFGSLTAGTTFGADDRGSFLGNISYDKDEGLYSRDRAMSSQDCGVISGRVTCGPAAYSAFSPQGQFILTRPDGTLDEAGGTYTFDRNNNLVTGYPAGSGFNRNAVRRIAVPVERILVSTIAKYELTDNIELFAEGTYANVKSNAALEASALGFGRVSNPDGPAYSLDNPFVPAALRAVIDARNSDADATNDVTSISARRRFNEVFDRSNKAERNTYRIATGIRGDIANDWDYELSYVYGYMKDSNSSETIDKNRLANAMDAEVAPDGTIRCRSAAARAEGCAPINLFGFNTASPEASAYVQAVVPKSQVITNEQQILSASVSNSSLFSLPGGDVGVAFGAEYRKEKSVDDLDILTNTGGNTGNLIPDTRGQFDVWEVFAETNVPLLSDMRFVNYLGLTGAVRYSDYSTIGSVVSWNAGAEYEPFKGLRFRGVYAQANRAPNISELFSAPSETFASVSDPCNGVTAASTGVYDAACRSIPQVAAAIAANGSFAYTLGQTQGINGFVGGNQNLKEETAKTLTLGAVFTPRFLPGFSLSADYFDITVDDAINTMGRQLSIQQCLLTSSPIFCDQILRNSQTGLIETVNGQLINVAQMKTKGVDFALRYQRPLGLMEDDRLGLTLNYTYLIDHKTQANPSAPVIDYAGEAGLSEHKATGRVTYKTGAFTGSWQVNYMSDAVSSAIFTHANPDIVAMNKIDSYFYHDLQFRWDVGEDRRFGFYAGVDNVFDKKPPFLPSPPFNNSVTGTETQADVYDPFGRRFYAGVQVRF; translated from the coding sequence ATGACTATCCGCGTCCGTCAGCAGTTGCTGGCGTCCACTCTTCTGCTCGGCATGGCCGCCTATGGCGCGCCGGCCTTCGCCCAGGCAGAAACCGAAGCCCCCGCCGCCGAGGCGAATGAAGAAATCGTCGTCACGGGTTCGCGCATTGCGCGTCCGGACATCGACTCCAACGTCCCCGTTGCTGTCATCGGCGCCGCCGAGCTGCAGCAGGACGCCGCAGTCAACATCCAGGACACGCTCAACGAACTGCCTCAGGTCGGCGTCGGCAACAGCCGCACCAACTCGAACTTCCTCACGTCGGGAACCGGCGTTTCCACGATCAACCTGCGCAACCTGGGTTCGAGCCGCACGCTCACCCTGGTAAACGGCCGCCGCTTCATCGCGGGCTTCGCGGGCGATTCCGCGGTCGACGTAAACAACATCCCGACCGATTTCATCGAGCGCGTCGAGATCGTCACCGGCGGTGCCTCGGCCGTCTACGGTTCGGAAGCCATTGCCGGCGTCGTCAACTTCATCATGAAGGACAAGTTCGAAGGCATCCAGCTCCGCAGCCAGTACAACATCACCGAAAAGGGCGATAACGCGCGCTACTTCGGGAGCCTGACTGCCGGCACCACCTTCGGCGCCGACGACCGCGGGTCGTTCCTCGGCAACATCTCGTACGACAAGGACGAGGGCCTCTATTCGCGCGATCGCGCCATGTCGTCGCAGGATTGCGGCGTCATCAGCGGCCGCGTCACCTGCGGCCCGGCCGCTTACAGCGCATTCTCGCCGCAGGGCCAGTTCATCCTGACCCGTCCCGACGGCACGCTCGACGAGGCCGGCGGCACCTACACGTTCGACCGCAATAACAACCTGGTCACCGGCTATCCGGCTGGCTCGGGCTTCAACCGTAACGCGGTCCGCCGCATCGCGGTGCCGGTCGAGCGCATCCTCGTCAGCACGATCGCCAAGTACGAACTGACGGACAATATCGAACTGTTCGCCGAAGGCACCTATGCCAACGTCAAGTCGAACGCTGCTCTCGAAGCGTCCGCTCTTGGCTTCGGTCGCGTCTCGAATCCCGACGGTCCGGCCTACAGCCTCGACAACCCGTTCGTCCCGGCCGCCCTGCGCGCGGTCATCGACGCTCGCAATAGCGACGCGGACGCGACCAACGATGTCACGAGCATCAGCGCGCGCCGCCGCTTCAACGAAGTGTTCGACCGCAGCAACAAGGCCGAGCGCAATACCTACCGTATCGCGACGGGTATCCGCGGCGACATCGCGAACGACTGGGATTACGAGCTCAGCTACGTCTACGGTTACATGAAGGACTCGAACTCGTCCGAGACCATCGACAAGAACCGGCTCGCCAACGCGATGGACGCGGAAGTCGCCCCGGACGGCACGATCCGCTGCCGCAGCGCCGCGGCCCGCGCCGAAGGCTGCGCTCCGATCAACCTGTTCGGCTTCAACACCGCCAGCCCTGAGGCCTCGGCCTACGTTCAGGCGGTGGTACCGAAGAGCCAGGTCATCACGAACGAGCAGCAGATCCTCTCGGCTTCGGTGTCTAACAGCAGCCTGTTCTCGCTCCCGGGCGGGGATGTCGGCGTCGCTTTCGGCGCTGAATACCGCAAGGAAAAGAGCGTCGATGACCTCGACATCCTGACCAACACGGGCGGAAATACCGGCAACCTGATTCCGGACACCCGCGGTCAGTTCGATGTCTGGGAAGTCTTTGCTGAAACCAATGTGCCGCTGCTCAGCGACATGCGTTTCGTCAATTATCTCGGCCTCACCGGTGCGGTCCGTTATTCGGACTATTCGACCATCGGCAGCGTCGTCAGCTGGAACGCTGGCGCCGAGTATGAGCCGTTCAAGGGCCTTCGCTTCCGCGGTGTCTATGCCCAGGCCAACCGTGCTCCGAACATCTCCGAGCTCTTCTCGGCGCCGTCGGAGACCTTCGCGTCGGTCAGCGATCCCTGCAACGGCGTGACTGCCGCCAGCACCGGCGTCTATGACGCAGCTTGCCGGAGCATCCCGCAGGTTGCCGCCGCGATCGCGGCAAACGGTTCGTTCGCTTACACGTTGGGCCAGACTCAGGGCATCAACGGCTTTGTGGGCGGCAACCAGAACCTGAAGGAAGAAACCGCGAAGACGCTCACCCTTGGTGCTGTCTTCACGCCTCGCTTCCTGCCGGGCTTCAGCCTGTCGGCCGACTATTTCGACATCACGGTCGACGACGCGATCAACACTATGGGCCGTCAGCTCTCGATCCAGCAGTGCCTGCTGACTTCCAGTCCGATCTTCTGCGACCAGATCCTCCGGAATTCGCAGACCGGCCTGATCGAGACGGTGAACGGGCAGCTGATCAACGTCGCTCAGATGAAGACCAAGGGCGTCGACTTCGCGCTCCGCTACCAGCGTCCGCTGGGGCTGATGGAGGACGATCGTCTCGGTCTGACCCTAAACTACACCTACCTGATCGACCACAAGACGCAGGCTAACCCGTCGGCTCCTGTGATCGATTACGCCGGTGAAGCCGGCCTGTCGGAGCACAAGGCAACTGGCCGCGTGACCTACAAGACCGGAGCCTTCACCGGCAGCTGGCAGGTCAACTACATGAGCGATGCGGTTTCGAGCGCGATCTTCACGCACGCAAACCCGGACATCGTGGCGATGAACAAGATCGACTCGTACTTCTACCACGATCTCCAGTTCCGCTGGGACGTGGGCGAAGACCGTCGCTTCGGCTTCTATGCCGGCGTCGACAACGTCTTCGACAAGAAGCCGCCGTTCCTGCCGAGCCCGCCCTTCAACAACTCGGTGACCGGTACGGAAACGCAGGCAGACGTCTACGATCCGTTCGGCCGCCGCTTCTATGCGGGTGTGCAGGTCCGCTTCTAA
- the clpB gene encoding ATP-dependent chaperone ClpB — protein sequence MNLEKFTDRARGFLQAAQTVALRMNHQRIAPSHLLKALLEDEQGMASGLIARAGGSAPAALRETDEALAKIPAVSGSGASAAPALDGESIRVLDQAEQIAQKAGDSYVTVERLLLALAMSKSDAGKALQDAGLKPDALNAAINELRGGRTADTQSAEDRYDALKKFARDLTQAARDGKLDPVIGRDEEIRRTIQVLARRTKNNPVLIGEPGVGKTAIAEGLALRIANGDVPDTLKDRRVMALDMGALIAGAKYRGEFEERLKGVLDEVKGAEGEVVLFIDEMHTLIGAGKGEGAMDASNLLKPALARGELHCIGATTLDEYRKHVEKDPALQRRFQPVFVGEPTVEDTVSILRGLKEKYELHHGVRITDGAIVAAATLSNRYITDRFLPDKAIDLMDEAASRLRMEVESKPEEIENLDRRIIQLKIEREALKKEKDRASQDRLAALEEELANLEQQSATLTARWQGEKDKLQGEARIKDELDKARTELEQAQRAGDLAKAGELAYGTIPRLEKTLADAEAATESAMLREEVTPEDIASVVARWTGIPMERMLEGERAKLLQMEEELGKRVIGQEDAVRAVAKAVRRSRAGLQDPNRPLGSFLFLGPTGVGKTELTKALADFLFDDPHAMVRIDMSEYMEKHSVARLIGAPPGYVGYEEGGVLTEAVRRRPYQVILFDEVEKAHSDVFNILLQVLDDGRLTDGQGRTVDFANTIIILTSNLGSQYLSSMTDGQKVEEVEPQVMDVVRAHFRPEFLNRLDEIILFHRLGQSHMGPIVDIQVSRVQALLADRKVTLALTDGARDWLGRVGYDPVYGARPLKRAVQKYLQDPLADMILRGEVPDGTTVSVEEGDGALLLKAG from the coding sequence ATGAACCTCGAGAAGTTTACCGACCGGGCCCGTGGTTTCCTGCAGGCGGCACAGACCGTGGCGCTGCGGATGAACCACCAGCGCATCGCACCCTCCCACCTTCTGAAAGCTCTGCTCGAGGACGAGCAGGGCATGGCTTCGGGCCTAATCGCCCGCGCCGGCGGCAGCGCTCCAGCGGCGCTGCGCGAGACCGACGAAGCGCTCGCCAAGATCCCCGCCGTCTCCGGCAGCGGCGCCAGCGCGGCGCCGGCGCTCGACGGCGAGAGCATCCGCGTCCTCGACCAGGCCGAGCAGATCGCCCAGAAGGCCGGCGACAGCTACGTCACTGTCGAGCGGCTCCTGCTCGCGCTCGCCATGTCCAAGAGCGATGCCGGCAAGGCGCTGCAGGATGCCGGGCTCAAGCCCGATGCCCTCAATGCGGCGATCAACGAACTGCGCGGCGGCCGCACCGCCGACACCCAATCGGCCGAGGACCGCTATGACGCGCTGAAGAAGTTCGCGCGCGACCTCACCCAGGCGGCACGCGACGGCAAGCTCGATCCCGTGATCGGCCGCGACGAGGAAATCCGCCGCACCATCCAGGTGCTGGCGCGGCGCACCAAGAACAATCCGGTGCTGATCGGCGAGCCCGGCGTCGGCAAGACCGCGATCGCCGAAGGGCTGGCGCTGCGCATCGCCAATGGCGACGTTCCCGACACGCTCAAGGACCGCCGCGTCATGGCGCTCGACATGGGCGCGCTGATCGCCGGCGCCAAATATCGCGGCGAATTCGAGGAGCGCCTCAAGGGCGTGCTCGACGAGGTGAAGGGCGCCGAGGGCGAGGTCGTCCTGTTCATCGACGAGATGCATACGCTGATCGGTGCCGGCAAGGGCGAAGGCGCGATGGACGCGTCGAACCTTCTGAAGCCGGCGCTTGCCCGCGGCGAACTGCACTGCATCGGCGCGACCACGCTCGACGAATATCGCAAGCATGTCGAGAAGGACCCGGCGCTGCAGCGGCGCTTCCAGCCGGTGTTCGTCGGCGAGCCCACCGTCGAGGACACGGTCTCGATCCTGCGCGGGCTGAAGGAGAAGTACGAGCTGCACCATGGCGTGCGCATCACCGACGGCGCGATCGTCGCCGCCGCGACGCTTTCGAACCGCTACATCACCGACCGCTTCCTCCCCGACAAGGCGATCGACCTGATGGACGAGGCTGCGTCGCGGCTGCGCATGGAGGTGGAATCGAAGCCCGAGGAGATCGAGAATCTCGACCGGCGCATCATCCAATTGAAGATCGAGCGCGAGGCGCTGAAGAAGGAGAAGGATCGGGCTTCGCAGGACCGGCTCGCCGCGCTCGAGGAGGAGCTCGCCAATCTCGAGCAGCAGTCGGCCACGCTTACCGCGCGCTGGCAGGGCGAGAAGGACAAGCTGCAGGGCGAGGCCAGGATCAAGGACGAGCTCGACAAGGCCCGTACCGAGCTGGAGCAAGCGCAGCGCGCCGGCGACCTCGCCAAGGCCGGCGAGCTTGCCTACGGCACCATCCCGCGGCTCGAGAAAACCCTTGCCGATGCCGAGGCTGCGACAGAGAGCGCGATGCTGCGCGAGGAAGTCACTCCCGAGGACATCGCCTCGGTCGTCGCCCGCTGGACCGGCATTCCGATGGAGCGGATGCTGGAGGGCGAGCGCGCCAAGCTGCTGCAGATGGAAGAGGAACTGGGCAAGCGCGTGATCGGCCAGGAGGATGCCGTCCGCGCAGTCGCCAAGGCGGTGCGCCGCTCGCGCGCCGGCCTGCAGGATCCAAACCGGCCGCTGGGCTCGTTCCTCTTCCTCGGCCCCACCGGCGTCGGCAAGACCGAGCTCACCAAGGCGCTGGCCGATTTCCTGTTCGACGATCCCCACGCAATGGTGCGGATCGACATGTCGGAATATATGGAGAAGCACAGCGTCGCGCGGCTGATCGGCGCGCCGCCGGGCTATGTTGGCTATGAGGAAGGCGGCGTGCTGACCGAGGCGGTGCGGCGCCGGCCCTATCAGGTCATCCTGTTCGACGAGGTCGAGAAGGCGCATTCGGATGTGTTCAACATCCTTCTCCAGGTGCTCGACGACGGCCGGTTGACCGACGGCCAGGGCCGCACCGTGGATTTCGCGAACACGATCATCATCCTCACCTCGAACCTCGGCAGCCAATATCTCTCGTCGATGACGGACGGGCAGAAGGTGGAGGAAGTCGAGCCCCAGGTGATGGACGTGGTGCGGGCGCATTTCCGCCCCGAATTCCTGAACCGGCTGGACGAAATCATCCTGTTCCACCGGCTCGGCCAGAGCCACATGGGCCCGATCGTCGACATCCAGGTCAGCCGCGTCCAGGCGCTGCTCGCCGACCGCAAGGTGACGCTGGCGCTGACCGACGGCGCGCGCGACTGGCTCGGCCGCGTCGGCTACGATCCGGTCTACGGCGCGCGGCCGCTGAAGCGCGCGGTGCAGAAATATCTGCAGGACCCGCTCGCCGACATGATCCTGCGCGGCGAGGTGCCCGACGGCACCACCGTCAGCGTCGAAGAAGGCGACGGCGCCTTGCTGCTCAAGGCCGGCTGA
- a CDS encoding acylase, which produces MPFPPVASTSLRRLVLLVLLLVSVPAAAAVPSKADTQRWERQAERVTITRDNWGIAHIKGKSDADAVFGMVYAQAEDDFNRVETNFINAMGRLAEAEGEKAIWQDLRMKLFIQPDDLKARYARSPAWLKSLMTAWADGLNYYLATHPEVKPRVITRFEPWMALSFSEGSIGGDIEKVSLSQLEAFYDKRPVALTADETGARFREPSGSNGFAIAPSNTTGGNALLLINPHTSFFFRAEQQVTSDEGLNAYGASTWGQFFIYQGFNERTGWMHTSSGVDVVDEFLETIAEKDGRPHYRYGQELRPITTSTVTVPYHTADGTMASRSFTVYRTHRGPIVREDGGKWVSMALMHKPVEALSQSFLRTKAKDYRSFLKVAELKANSSNNTIFADADGNIAYLHPQFIPVRDNRFDYTKPVDGSDPATDWRGLHALDEAPRLLNPGTGWIMNTNNWPYSAAGPNSPKQAAFPRYMDMFGENPRGLHAIRVLEGKKDFTLQGLIDAAYDPYLPAFARLIPILIEAWDRAPASDPLKAKLRDRIALLRGWDYRWSVQSEPTSLAVFWGEAMWVDAGPEAKRLGVNVYDYVADRTTDAQKLQALAAASDRLEQDFGSWRTPWGEINRFQRLTGDIVHPFDDKAPSLPVGFTSAQWGSLASFGARRQPGTKRYYGTLGNSFVAVVEFGDKVKAKAVSAGGESGDPQSPHFNDQAEIYAKGGLREVYFYPDELEGRTERKYRPGR; this is translated from the coding sequence ATGCCCTTCCCGCCCGTCGCGTCGACGTCGCTGCGCCGTCTCGTCCTGCTCGTCCTGTTGCTCGTCTCGGTTCCGGCCGCGGCGGCCGTCCCTTCGAAGGCGGACACGCAGCGGTGGGAACGGCAGGCGGAGCGGGTGACGATCACCCGCGACAATTGGGGCATCGCCCATATCAAGGGAAAGAGTGACGCCGATGCGGTGTTCGGCATGGTCTATGCCCAGGCCGAGGACGACTTCAACCGCGTCGAGACCAACTTCATAAACGCCATGGGCCGCCTCGCCGAGGCCGAGGGCGAGAAGGCGATCTGGCAGGACCTGCGGATGAAGCTCTTCATCCAGCCCGACGACCTGAAGGCGCGCTATGCCAGGAGCCCCGCCTGGCTGAAGTCGCTGATGACCGCCTGGGCGGACGGGCTCAATTACTATCTGGCGACGCATCCTGAGGTGAAGCCCCGCGTCATCACCCGCTTCGAGCCGTGGATGGCTTTGAGCTTCAGCGAGGGCAGCATCGGCGGCGACATCGAGAAGGTCTCGCTCAGCCAGCTGGAGGCGTTTTACGACAAGCGTCCGGTCGCCCTCACCGCCGACGAGACCGGCGCGCGCTTCCGCGAGCCCTCGGGTTCGAACGGCTTCGCGATTGCGCCGTCCAACACGACCGGCGGCAACGCGCTGCTGCTGATCAATCCGCACACGAGCTTCTTCTTCCGCGCCGAGCAGCAGGTGACCAGCGACGAAGGCCTGAACGCCTATGGCGCGTCGACCTGGGGCCAGTTCTTCATCTACCAGGGCTTCAACGAGCGCACCGGCTGGATGCACACGTCGAGCGGCGTCGACGTGGTCGACGAGTTCCTCGAGACGATCGCCGAGAAGGATGGCCGCCCCCATTATCGTTACGGCCAGGAGCTGCGCCCAATCACGACATCGACGGTGACGGTGCCGTACCACACCGCCGACGGCACGATGGCGAGTCGCAGCTTCACCGTCTACCGCACCCATCGCGGCCCGATCGTCCGCGAGGACGGCGGGAAATGGGTCAGCATGGCGCTGATGCACAAGCCGGTCGAGGCGCTGAGCCAATCCTTTCTGCGTACCAAGGCGAAGGACTATCGCTCCTTCCTCAAGGTCGCCGAGCTCAAAGCCAATTCGTCCAACAACACGATCTTCGCGGACGCGGACGGCAACATTGCCTATTTGCACCCGCAGTTCATCCCCGTCCGCGACAATCGCTTCGACTACACCAAGCCCGTCGACGGCAGCGACCCGGCCACCGACTGGAGAGGCCTCCACGCGCTCGACGAAGCGCCGCGGCTGCTCAACCCGGGCACCGGTTGGATCATGAACACCAACAACTGGCCCTATTCGGCGGCCGGGCCCAACAGCCCGAAGCAGGCCGCCTTTCCGCGCTACATGGACATGTTCGGCGAAAATCCGCGTGGGCTCCACGCCATCCGCGTGCTCGAGGGCAAGAAGGACTTCACCCTCCAGGGCCTGATCGACGCGGCCTACGATCCCTATCTCCCCGCTTTCGCGCGGCTGATCCCGATCCTGATCGAGGCCTGGGACCGGGCGCCCGCGTCCGACCCGCTCAAGGCGAAGCTCAGGGACCGGATCGCTTTGCTGCGCGGCTGGGACTATCGCTGGTCGGTCCAGTCCGAACCGACCTCGCTTGCCGTCTTCTGGGGCGAAGCGATGTGGGTCGATGCCGGACCGGAAGCCAAAAGGCTGGGCGTCAACGTCTACGATTACGTCGCGGATCGCACCACCGACGCGCAGAAGCTGCAGGCGCTCGCCGCCGCTTCCGACCGGCTGGAGCAGGATTTCGGTAGCTGGCGCACGCCCTGGGGCGAGATTAACCGCTTCCAGCGCCTGACCGGCGACATCGTCCACCCGTTCGACGACAAGGCGCCGAGCCTCCCGGTCGGCTTCACCTCGGCGCAATGGGGCTCGCTCGCCTCGTTCGGCGCCCGCCGCCAACCCGGCACCAAGCGCTATTACGGCACGCTCGGCAACAGCTTCGTCGCGGTGGTCGAGTTCGGCGACAAGGTGAAAGCCAAGGCGGTCTCCGCCGGCGGCGAAAGCGGCGATCCCCAATCGCCCCATTTCAACGACCAGGCCGAGATCTACGCGAAGGGCGGATTGCGCGAAGTCTATTTCTACCCGGACGAACTGGAGGGGCGGACCGAACGAAAATACCGGCCCGGCCGCTGA
- a CDS encoding YggT family protein — MATKTPSAGPSDIKRLIDLRRRFRAQILSDPHFLHDQSKRAFEGGVSLQGNTTFEKLGCVGYQPQTERLEAVVYINEPSGYGGQLCTDGSQEFVRFYASWDDGGTWTDLGLSAFTVWDIPEGTEGRARLEYAATRRTDFRRRICLRPQIVIIRAILSWSVPPPANMPDWPPFWGNVHETNILVEPLRRWRIHDLFEVTKVQPAPELIEALDLESSVAVQPKALSVEALQKLYKGSDVPPKRYALPQLHSLLSHGAITAGLPPGSPLSKQPFTLGAIDANLPDLVALLDPGDGNTTYEELECIGYDPEDDSMVGVVRVKRPTGFSGGPCTSGSREYVTFWADLNNNGTFETCLGTAEVRVYDIARFPRTGLEFAVHLPVNLIRYRIPCQKGPRLIPIRAILSWQVKIPCSSPDKTPVWGNRLETVIHVAPGREVGDKAEPLLSSVGSIPVSKIDSAGLAQDAVAISTGAYFNQAPFGGRINLAGKIVNGNAGTRYRVMIRPQGGGAFLPLNLEPNGIPMTIVTPGPVITSTTQHAAPDGYYDYQDYSANHYVESNILAVWRTGAGEHGNVYELRVDIKDPSNPFVDIQSNVVTVEIDNEAPAVTLAFTLVGGDCAHFDENTVFNGTFSVTDPHFGAFSFEILPPGPAAGVLPAPASGRSLYLAGAIPDPGISTGFALDTAGMSPCGYALVLHASDRTNVNSGQGNNYNKDSVGFCLGSPPHPE; from the coding sequence ATGGCTACCAAGACACCCTCCGCCGGACCGTCGGACATCAAGCGGTTGATCGACCTGCGCCGCCGCTTCCGCGCCCAGATCCTGAGCGACCCGCATTTCCTGCACGACCAGTCGAAGCGCGCGTTCGAGGGCGGGGTCTCTCTGCAAGGCAACACCACCTTCGAAAAGCTCGGCTGCGTCGGCTACCAGCCCCAGACAGAGCGGCTCGAAGCGGTCGTCTACATCAACGAGCCGAGCGGCTATGGCGGGCAACTATGCACCGACGGGTCCCAGGAGTTCGTGCGTTTCTACGCGTCGTGGGACGATGGGGGGACGTGGACCGATCTCGGCCTCTCGGCCTTCACCGTATGGGACATTCCCGAGGGCACCGAAGGTCGCGCGCGGCTCGAATATGCGGCGACGCGGCGCACCGATTTCCGGCGGCGCATTTGCCTGCGGCCGCAGATCGTCATCATCCGCGCGATCCTCTCCTGGAGCGTGCCGCCGCCGGCCAACATGCCGGACTGGCCGCCTTTCTGGGGCAACGTCCATGAAACCAACATCCTGGTCGAGCCGCTGCGGCGGTGGCGGATCCACGATCTCTTCGAGGTCACCAAGGTCCAGCCGGCGCCGGAGCTGATCGAGGCGCTCGACCTCGAGTCCTCGGTCGCCGTGCAGCCCAAGGCGCTGTCGGTCGAGGCTCTGCAGAAGCTCTACAAAGGGAGCGACGTCCCTCCCAAGCGCTACGCGCTGCCGCAACTGCACAGCCTGCTCAGCCACGGCGCGATAACCGCCGGGCTGCCGCCGGGCTCGCCCCTGTCGAAGCAGCCGTTCACGCTCGGGGCGATCGACGCCAACCTCCCGGACCTGGTTGCCTTGCTCGACCCGGGCGATGGCAACACGACCTATGAGGAACTGGAGTGCATCGGCTATGACCCGGAAGACGACAGCATGGTCGGCGTCGTCCGCGTCAAACGGCCGACCGGTTTCTCGGGCGGCCCGTGCACATCGGGCAGCCGCGAATATGTCACCTTCTGGGCCGACCTCAACAATAACGGCACCTTCGAAACCTGTCTCGGCACGGCCGAGGTCCGCGTCTACGACATCGCGAGATTCCCCCGCACGGGGCTCGAGTTCGCGGTCCACCTGCCGGTCAACCTGATCCGCTACCGAATACCGTGTCAAAAGGGCCCGCGACTGATCCCGATCCGGGCCATCCTGTCGTGGCAGGTGAAGATACCCTGCAGCTCGCCCGACAAGACGCCGGTCTGGGGCAACCGGCTGGAAACGGTCATCCATGTCGCGCCCGGCCGCGAGGTCGGCGACAAGGCGGAGCCATTGCTCTCGTCGGTCGGCAGCATCCCGGTCAGCAAGATCGACAGCGCCGGGCTGGCGCAGGACGCGGTCGCCATTTCGACCGGCGCCTATTTCAACCAGGCGCCATTCGGCGGCCGCATCAATCTGGCCGGCAAGATCGTCAACGGCAATGCCGGCACGCGATACCGCGTCATGATCCGCCCACAAGGCGGAGGCGCCTTCCTGCCGCTCAACCTGGAACCCAACGGCATCCCGATGACGATCGTAACGCCGGGACCGGTCATCACGTCCACGACGCAGCACGCCGCGCCGGACGGCTATTACGACTACCAGGACTATTCGGCGAACCACTATGTGGAGAGCAACATCCTGGCGGTGTGGCGGACCGGAGCCGGCGAGCATGGCAACGTCTACGAGCTGCGCGTCGACATCAAGGATCCGTCCAACCCGTTCGTCGACATCCAGAGCAATGTCGTCACCGTTGAGATCGACAACGAGGCGCCAGCCGTAACGCTCGCGTTCACGCTGGTCGGCGGCGATTGCGCGCATTTCGACGAGAATACGGTGTTCAACGGCACGTTCAGCGTCACCGACCCGCATTTCGGCGCATTCAGCTTCGAAATCCTGCCGCCCGGGCCGGCCGCCGGCGTGCTTCCTGCGCCCGCGTCGGGACGCAGCCTCTACCTGGCCGGGGCGATCCCCGATCCGGGCATCAGCACGGGCTTCGCGCTCGATACCGCGGGCATGTCGCCGTGCGGCTACGCCCTGGTGCTGCACGCCTCGGACCGCACCAACGTCAACAGCGGCCAGGGCAACAATTACAACAAGGATTCGGTCGGCTTCTGCCTCGGTTCGCCGCCGCATCCCGAATGA